From a single Micromonospora sp. WMMD1102 genomic region:
- a CDS encoding S1 family peptidase, which yields MKRRLATLAAVTLLPVGILGTVAPPAAAAPDNGTAEPAPATAEAASPDMLAAMQRDLGLTAAQARTRIGRDDRASRTDAGLRKSLGRAYAGGWISPAGDLVVAVTDRAQAARVTAAGAQPKLVARSAAQLDAIKSTLDRAAAEAPARAVPGWYVDVPTNSVVVLANGGTSAATAFVSASGVDASAVRVVATAEAPRLYYDVRGGDAYYMGGRCSVGFSVTGGFVTAGHCGRTGTATQGYNQVAQGTFRGSSFPGNDYGWVQTNSNWTPQPWVNNYAGGNVTVAGSTESAVGAAICRSGSTTGWRCGTVQAKNQTVNYAEGSVGGLTRTNACAEPGDSGGSWLSGQQAQGVTSGGSGNCSSGGTTYFQPVNEILSVYGLTLRTSGGDPGEPPPSGTCTGYASTFTGSLAAGGVQYQPNGSYYQTTRSGTHRGCLDGPSGVDFDLYLQRWSGSSWVIVAQGTSSGPDETVSYTGAAGYYRYAVDAYSGSGSYTLGATAP from the coding sequence ATGAAGCGAAGACTCGCCACACTGGCAGCGGTGACCCTGCTGCCGGTGGGGATCCTCGGCACCGTGGCGCCACCCGCCGCCGCGGCGCCGGACAACGGCACGGCGGAGCCGGCTCCGGCCACCGCCGAGGCCGCCAGCCCGGACATGCTCGCCGCGATGCAGCGCGACCTCGGGCTCACCGCCGCACAGGCCAGGACCCGGATCGGCCGGGACGACCGGGCCAGTCGGACCGACGCCGGACTGCGCAAGTCGCTCGGCCGGGCGTACGCGGGCGGCTGGATCTCGCCGGCCGGCGACCTCGTGGTGGCGGTCACCGACCGCGCCCAGGCGGCCCGGGTGACCGCGGCCGGTGCGCAGCCGAAGCTGGTCGCCCGCAGTGCCGCCCAGCTCGACGCGATCAAGTCCACACTGGACCGGGCTGCCGCGGAGGCACCCGCCCGGGCAGTCCCCGGCTGGTACGTCGACGTGCCCACCAACAGCGTCGTGGTACTGGCGAACGGCGGTACGTCCGCCGCCACCGCCTTCGTCTCGGCCAGCGGCGTGGACGCGTCGGCGGTACGGGTCGTCGCCACCGCCGAGGCGCCCCGGCTCTACTACGACGTGCGCGGCGGCGACGCCTACTACATGGGCGGCCGCTGCTCGGTCGGCTTCTCCGTCACCGGCGGTTTCGTAACGGCCGGGCACTGCGGCCGGACCGGTACCGCCACCCAGGGCTACAACCAGGTCGCCCAGGGCACCTTCCGGGGCTCCTCCTTCCCCGGCAACGACTACGGCTGGGTGCAGACCAACAGCAACTGGACCCCGCAGCCGTGGGTGAACAACTACGCGGGCGGCAACGTGACGGTGGCCGGTTCCACCGAGTCCGCGGTCGGCGCGGCGATCTGCCGGTCCGGCTCCACCACCGGCTGGCGGTGCGGCACCGTGCAGGCCAAGAACCAGACGGTCAACTACGCGGAGGGCTCGGTCGGCGGCCTGACCCGGACCAACGCCTGCGCCGAGCCGGGTGACTCGGGCGGCTCGTGGCTCTCCGGCCAGCAGGCCCAGGGCGTCACCTCCGGCGGCTCGGGCAACTGCTCCTCCGGCGGCACGACGTACTTCCAGCCGGTCAACGAGATCCTCTCGGTGTACGGGCTGACGCTGCGTACCAGCGGTGGTGACCCGGGCGAGCCGCCGCCCAGCGGCACCTGCACCGGGTACGCCAGCACGTTCACCGGTTCGCTGGCCGCCGGCGGGGTGCAGTACCAGCCGAACGGCAGCTACTACCAGACGACCCGGTCCGGCACCCACCGCGGCTGCCTCGACGGGCCGTCCGGAGTGGACTTCGACCTCTACCTGCAACGGTGGAGCGGCAGCTCCTGGGTGATCGTGGCCCAGGGCACCTCCTCCGGGCCGGACGAGACGGTGTCCTACACCGGCGCCGCCGGCTACTACCGGTACGCCGTCGACGCGTACAGCGGGTCGGGCAGCTACACCCTGGGCGCCACGGCGCCCTGA
- a CDS encoding DUF3140 domain-containing protein, with product MARQQRVEPEVEQLWQDFHSRVNVSSEQLRSWLLTQGSGEEAFGADPDLGVPERGRRILAVLGKRKVDLTGGDIEVMRETVAEIEDLLDTRPAAGVTDEGWRRALLDLGHDPLLER from the coding sequence ATGGCCCGGCAGCAGCGGGTGGAGCCGGAGGTGGAGCAGTTGTGGCAGGACTTCCACAGCCGGGTCAACGTCAGCTCGGAGCAGTTGCGCAGCTGGCTGCTCACCCAGGGGTCCGGTGAGGAGGCGTTCGGCGCCGACCCGGACCTCGGGGTGCCGGAACGCGGCCGGCGGATCCTCGCCGTGCTCGGCAAGCGCAAGGTGGACCTGACCGGTGGCGACATCGAGGTGATGCGGGAGACGGTCGCCGAGATCGAGGACCTGCTCGACACCCGGCCGGCGGCCGGGGTGACCGACGAGGGGTGGCGGCGGGCCCTGCTCGACCTCGGCCACGACCCGCTGCTCGAACGGTAA
- a CDS encoding ATP-dependent Clp protease ATP-binding subunit — translation MTQGPGDGPDPWDEFLARYFGRGESRRQGQRVDITRLMTADAREMLADAARRAAQANSSDLDTDHLLWAALQREPLRDLLSRAGADPETLLGALGGEQRVERPAKHGQVPSNMALTPAAKRALLDAHQLSRAMGASYIGPEHILMALPLNPESPAGRMLAAGRIQPQSLQAASASGGGGNGGAKPDRGTPTLDQYGQDLTDLARADEIDPVIGRYDEIEQAVEILSRRTKNNPVLIGEAGVGKTAIVEGLAERICDGDVPQTLIGKRVVQLDLAGLVAGTRYRGDFEERLKKVLDEIRAHGDELIIFLDELHTLVGAGGAGAEGGMDASNMLKPALARGDMRVIGATTLNEYRRHIEKDAALARRFQPVLVPEPSVDDTVAILRGLRDRYEAHHQVRFTDEALVAAAELSDRYVTDRFLPDKAIDLLDQAGARVRLRTRTPAGDVRELEQELEEVRRDKDQAVADEQYERASELRDRLHELRERLHVANGNGDQPAVPEVGTQEIAEVVSRATGIPVSQLTEEERDRLLRLEGHLHERVVGQDDAVSAVAEAVRRSRTGLADPNRPMGSFLFLGPTGVGKTELARALAEALFGEQDRMVRLDMSEFQERHTVSRLVGAPPGYVGYEEAGQLTEAVRRRPYAVVLLDEIEKAHPDVFNILLQVLDDGRLTDSQGRTVNFRNSVMIMTSNLGSELITGSQRSVGFGGGADAAEEENTELRDRLMRRLQEQFRPEFLNRIDEVIIFRRLETAQLRQITELLLNETRRRLHAQDIEVEFDTGGIDWIAEHGYEPQFGARPLRRTIQREIDNRLSRMLLDGTVEPGQRITVGTRDGELTFDVGAGSRPGGRSPATATHGR, via the coding sequence ATGACGCAGGGACCCGGCGACGGCCCCGATCCGTGGGACGAGTTTCTCGCCCGCTACTTCGGCCGGGGAGAGAGCCGTCGGCAGGGGCAGCGGGTTGACATCACCAGGCTGATGACCGCGGACGCCCGGGAGATGCTCGCCGACGCCGCACGCCGGGCGGCCCAGGCGAACAGCAGCGACCTGGACACCGACCACCTGCTCTGGGCGGCCCTGCAACGGGAACCGCTGCGGGACCTGCTCAGCCGGGCCGGCGCAGACCCGGAGACACTGCTCGGCGCGCTCGGCGGCGAGCAACGGGTGGAACGGCCGGCCAAGCACGGCCAGGTGCCGTCCAACATGGCGCTCACCCCGGCGGCCAAGCGGGCACTGCTGGACGCGCACCAGCTCTCCCGCGCGATGGGCGCCTCCTACATCGGGCCGGAACACATCCTGATGGCCCTGCCGCTCAATCCCGAGTCGCCGGCCGGCCGGATGCTGGCGGCCGGCCGGATCCAGCCGCAGTCGTTGCAGGCGGCCAGCGCCAGCGGCGGCGGCGGGAACGGCGGCGCCAAGCCGGACCGTGGCACCCCGACCCTCGACCAGTACGGCCAGGACCTCACCGACCTGGCCCGGGCCGACGAGATCGACCCGGTGATCGGCCGGTACGACGAGATCGAACAGGCGGTGGAGATCCTGTCCCGGCGTACCAAGAACAACCCGGTGCTGATCGGCGAGGCCGGGGTGGGCAAGACCGCGATCGTCGAGGGACTCGCCGAACGGATCTGCGACGGCGACGTGCCGCAGACGCTCATCGGCAAGCGGGTGGTGCAGCTCGACCTGGCCGGCCTGGTCGCCGGCACCCGCTACCGGGGCGACTTCGAGGAGCGGCTGAAGAAGGTACTCGACGAGATCCGGGCGCACGGCGACGAGTTGATCATCTTCCTGGACGAGCTGCACACCCTGGTCGGCGCGGGCGGTGCCGGTGCCGAGGGCGGGATGGACGCCAGCAACATGCTCAAGCCGGCGCTGGCCCGCGGCGACATGCGGGTGATCGGTGCGACCACGCTGAACGAGTACCGCCGGCACATCGAGAAGGACGCCGCGCTGGCCCGGCGGTTCCAGCCGGTGCTGGTGCCCGAGCCGAGCGTGGACGACACCGTCGCGATCCTGCGCGGGCTGCGCGACCGCTACGAGGCACACCACCAGGTCCGGTTCACCGACGAGGCACTCGTCGCCGCCGCCGAACTCTCCGACCGGTACGTCACCGACCGCTTCCTGCCGGACAAGGCGATCGACCTGCTCGACCAGGCCGGCGCCCGGGTGCGGCTGCGGACCCGGACGCCCGCCGGGGACGTGCGGGAGCTGGAGCAGGAACTGGAGGAGGTACGCCGGGACAAGGACCAGGCGGTCGCCGACGAGCAGTACGAGCGCGCTTCCGAGCTGCGCGACCGGCTGCACGAACTGCGCGAGCGGCTGCACGTGGCGAACGGCAACGGCGACCAGCCGGCGGTGCCCGAGGTGGGCACCCAGGAGATCGCCGAGGTGGTCTCCCGGGCCACCGGCATCCCGGTCAGCCAGCTCACCGAGGAGGAACGGGACCGGCTGCTCCGGCTGGAGGGGCACCTGCACGAGCGGGTGGTCGGCCAGGACGACGCGGTGAGCGCGGTCGCCGAGGCGGTGCGCCGGTCGCGTACCGGGCTGGCCGACCCGAACCGGCCGATGGGCAGCTTCCTCTTCCTCGGCCCGACCGGGGTGGGCAAGACCGAACTCGCCCGGGCACTGGCCGAGGCGCTCTTCGGGGAACAGGACCGGATGGTCCGGCTGGACATGAGCGAGTTCCAGGAGCGGCACACGGTGAGCCGGCTGGTCGGCGCGCCGCCCGGCTACGTCGGGTACGAGGAGGCCGGCCAGCTCACCGAGGCGGTACGCCGCCGCCCGTACGCGGTGGTGCTGCTGGACGAGATCGAGAAGGCGCACCCGGACGTCTTCAACATCCTGTTGCAGGTACTCGACGACGGGCGGCTCACCGACAGCCAGGGCCGGACGGTGAACTTCCGGAACAGCGTAATGATCATGACCAGCAACCTCGGTTCGGAGCTGATCACCGGCAGCCAGCGCAGCGTCGGCTTCGGCGGCGGCGCGGACGCCGCCGAGGAGGAGAACACCGAACTGCGGGACCGGCTGATGCGCCGGTTGCAGGAGCAGTTCCGCCCCGAGTTCCTGAACCGGATCGACGAGGTGATCATCTTCCGCCGGCTGGAGACGGCGCAGCTCCGGCAGATCACCGAGCTGCTGCTGAACGAGACCCGGCGCCGGCTGCACGCCCAGGACATCGAGGTCGAGTTCGACACCGGGGGGATCGACTGGATCGCCGAGCACGGCTACGAGCCGCAGTTCGGCGCCCGGCCGCTGCGCCGGACCATCCAGCGGGAGATCGACAACCGGCTCTCCCGGATGCTGCTGGACGGGACCGTGGAACCGGGACAGCGGATCACCGTCGGCACCCGGGACGGCGAGCTGACCTTCGACGTCGGGGCCGGGTCGAGGCCCGGCGGGCGGAGCCCGGCCACCGCCACGCACGGCCGCTGA
- a CDS encoding cupin domain-containing protein, which produces MTEYDGSTGTVAPEYPPEVSGANRADTSVADRPETSGSDGMGDPPRTGRRGGVPAAPVPAVGTSDPATGAGGERRPARSADPGSRVPGSRPALARCVAVEPAKFAAAYWGRAALLSRAAELGNPDGFRGLLSPADADELLSRRGLRTPFLRVAKNGKVLPAGEYTGGGGSGAEIADQVLDERVLGLYADGATLVFQGLHRIWPPLVDFTRELSRQLGQPLQVNAYLTPPGSQGFATHYDTHDVFVLQVDGHKHWQVHEPVLPDPLERQPWGGRADEVAAVADGPPALDVVLGPGDALYLPRGWLHSARAQDESSLHLTVGVRALTRYAMVEALLELAAEDRRLRGTLPFGMDVAEADQVEPELTETVEALRDWLGGVDPAAVAARLRARAWPAARPAPIRPLAQAAAIAGVDVQTRIAPRDGLRWQLTAQPAPDGAGPGRVVLSLFDRTLSFPAQCALAVRAFLDGGVHRVGDLPGLDDDADRIVLARRLLREAVAVPAEEE; this is translated from the coding sequence ATGACCGAGTACGACGGCTCCACCGGCACGGTCGCACCGGAGTACCCGCCGGAGGTGTCCGGCGCGAACCGGGCGGACACCTCGGTGGCGGACCGGCCGGAGACCTCCGGGTCGGACGGCATGGGCGACCCGCCGCGGACCGGCCGGCGCGGCGGAGTACCCGCGGCGCCGGTACCGGCCGTCGGGACCTCGGATCCGGCGACCGGGGCGGGCGGCGAGCGTCGCCCGGCCCGGTCCGCCGACCCGGGTTCACGCGTTCCGGGCAGCCGCCCCGCCCTGGCCCGCTGCGTCGCGGTCGAACCCGCGAAGTTCGCCGCCGCCTACTGGGGGCGGGCGGCACTGCTGTCCCGCGCCGCCGAGCTCGGCAACCCGGACGGTTTCCGGGGCCTGCTCAGCCCGGCCGACGCCGACGAGCTGCTCAGCCGGCGTGGACTGCGTACCCCGTTCCTGCGGGTGGCGAAGAACGGGAAGGTGCTGCCGGCCGGCGAGTACACCGGGGGCGGCGGGAGCGGAGCCGAGATCGCCGACCAGGTCCTCGACGAGCGCGTCCTCGGGCTGTACGCCGACGGCGCGACCCTGGTCTTCCAGGGGCTGCACCGGATCTGGCCGCCACTTGTCGACTTCACCCGCGAGCTGAGCCGGCAGCTCGGTCAGCCGCTCCAGGTGAACGCCTACCTGACCCCGCCGGGAAGTCAGGGCTTCGCCACCCACTACGACACGCACGACGTCTTCGTGCTCCAGGTCGACGGGCACAAGCACTGGCAGGTCCACGAGCCGGTGCTGCCCGACCCGCTGGAGCGGCAGCCGTGGGGTGGCCGGGCCGACGAGGTGGCCGCCGTCGCAGACGGCCCGCCCGCGCTGGACGTGGTGCTGGGGCCGGGCGACGCGCTCTACCTGCCCAGGGGCTGGCTGCACAGCGCTCGGGCACAGGACGAGAGCAGCCTGCACCTGACCGTCGGGGTGCGGGCACTTACCCGGTACGCGATGGTCGAGGCGCTGCTGGAGCTGGCCGCCGAGGACCGGCGGCTGCGCGGCACGCTGCCGTTCGGGATGGACGTCGCCGAGGCGGACCAGGTCGAGCCGGAGTTGACCGAGACCGTCGAGGCGCTGCGGGACTGGCTCGGCGGGGTCGATCCGGCGGCGGTGGCCGCCCGGCTGCGGGCCCGGGCCTGGCCGGCGGCCCGACCGGCGCCGATCCGGCCGCTCGCCCAGGCGGCGGCGATCGCCGGGGTGGACGTGCAGACCCGGATCGCCCCCCGGGACGGGCTGCGCTGGCAGTTGACCGCCCAACCGGCCCCGGACGGTGCCGGGCCGGGCCGGGTGGTGCTGTCGCTCTTCGACCGTACGCTGAGCTTCCCGGCGCAGTGCGCGCTGGCCGTCCGGGCGTTCCTCGACGGCGGGGTGCACCGGGTCGGCGACCTGCCCGGGCTGGACGACGACGCCGACCGGATCGTGCTGGCCCGCCGCCTGCTCCGCGAGGCCGTCGCCGTCCCGGCCGAGGAGGAGTAG
- a CDS encoding LacI family DNA-binding transcriptional regulator, with translation MTVDEGRRITITAIAQEAGVSVPTVSRVLNGRNDVAPQTRERVEELLRRHGYRRRAARPRAGASLIDLIFNDLDSPWAVEIIRGVEDVAHASGVGTVVSAIHRRSTSTRQWLQNLRTRATDGVILVASDLAPPVHAELRRLNVPMVLVDPAGVPHLDIPTIGATNWAGGLRATEHLLSLGHRRIGFIAGPPRLLCSRARLDGYRAALDAAGIPMCDQLIVPGDFYHESGYSGGAALLDLDEPPTAIFASSDQMAFGAYEAVRRRGLRVPDDVSVVGFDDLPEARWASPPLTTVRQPLAEMGLLAARTVLRLAGGEPLDTPRVELSTDLVVRDSSAPYPQR, from the coding sequence GTGACGGTCGACGAAGGACGAAGGATCACGATCACCGCCATCGCCCAGGAGGCGGGCGTGTCGGTGCCGACGGTCTCCCGGGTGCTCAACGGCCGCAACGACGTGGCGCCGCAGACCCGGGAACGGGTGGAGGAACTCCTCCGCCGGCACGGCTACCGCCGTCGGGCCGCCCGGCCACGGGCCGGCGCCAGTCTGATCGACCTGATCTTCAACGACCTGGACAGCCCCTGGGCGGTCGAGATCATCCGCGGGGTGGAGGACGTCGCGCACGCCTCCGGGGTCGGCACGGTGGTCTCGGCGATCCACCGCCGCTCCACCTCGACCCGGCAGTGGTTGCAGAACCTGCGCACCCGGGCCACCGACGGGGTGATCCTGGTCGCCAGCGACCTCGCCCCGCCGGTGCACGCCGAGCTGCGCCGGCTGAACGTGCCGATGGTGCTGGTCGACCCCGCCGGGGTGCCGCACCTCGACATCCCGACCATCGGGGCGACGAACTGGGCCGGTGGGCTGCGCGCCACCGAGCACCTGCTCTCGCTCGGACACCGCCGGATCGGCTTCATCGCCGGGCCGCCGCGCCTGCTCTGCAGCCGGGCCCGGCTGGACGGCTACCGGGCCGCCCTGGACGCCGCCGGCATCCCGATGTGCGACCAGCTGATCGTGCCCGGCGACTTCTACCACGAGTCCGGCTACTCCGGCGGTGCCGCGCTGCTCGACCTCGACGAGCCGCCGACGGCGATCTTCGCCTCCAGCGACCAGATGGCGTTCGGGGCGTACGAGGCGGTCCGGCGGCGTGGGCTGCGGGTGCCCGACGACGTGAGCGTGGTCGGCTTCGACGACCTGCCGGAGGCGCGCTGGGCCTCGCCGCCGCTCACCACCGTGCGCCAGCCGCTGGCCGAGATGGGACTGCTGGCCGCCCGCACCGTGCTCCGGCTGGCCGGCGGCGAGCCGCTCGACACCCCCCGGGTCGAACTCTCCACCGACCTGGTCGTCCGGGACAGTTCGGCCCCGTACCCCCAGCGTTGA
- a CDS encoding glycoside hydrolase family 43 protein codes for MATPGDPVIPGFHPDPSVCRVGDDYYLACSSFEYFPGVPVFHSRDLVNWTQIGNVLDRPDQLALPAGTPSSGGVYAPTLRHHDGRFWLITSNIPHGGTLLVTADDPAGPWSDPVHLPDVLGIDPDLAWDDDGNCWCTVAGIDQLRIDPVRGTALSRPKRLWSGTPGAQAPEAPHLYQVDGTWYLLIAEGGTERGHGISVARAPAPDGPFEPCPANPILSHRSTDHPIQNTGHGDLVRATDGSWWLVFLGVRAKGGTPGWHVLGRETFLAPVTWTDGWPVIGPVGALPPAAAQAPAPVGAAPARDDFDSTELHPRWISIRSRPPEDVSLAERPGWLTLRARGGSLDEPTVTFVGRRQDRHDVRVRALVDPGVGRGGLAVRLDEAHHYAVELGDGEVWVRARIGPLCQRIGTRPVSGPVVLRVETWSSGPGMDHPRQEPDVVRLGYETPGGEFVVLAELDGRYLSTEVAGGFTGRVIGCYATADAIGVDWYDYRVLASLDRAEVVDDLVDA; via the coding sequence ATGGCGACTCCCGGCGACCCGGTCATCCCCGGCTTCCATCCGGACCCGAGCGTCTGCCGGGTCGGCGACGACTACTACCTGGCCTGTTCGAGCTTCGAGTACTTCCCGGGCGTGCCCGTCTTCCACAGCCGCGACCTGGTGAACTGGACCCAGATCGGCAACGTCCTCGACCGGCCCGACCAGCTCGCCCTGCCGGCCGGCACCCCGTCCTCCGGCGGGGTCTACGCACCCACGCTGCGGCACCACGACGGCCGGTTCTGGCTGATCACCTCGAACATCCCGCACGGCGGCACCCTGCTGGTCACCGCGGACGACCCGGCCGGCCCCTGGTCGGATCCGGTGCACCTGCCCGACGTGCTCGGCATCGATCCCGACCTGGCCTGGGACGACGACGGCAACTGCTGGTGCACCGTCGCCGGCATCGACCAGCTGCGGATCGACCCGGTCCGGGGGACCGCGCTGAGCCGGCCGAAGCGGCTCTGGTCCGGCACGCCCGGCGCGCAGGCTCCCGAGGCACCGCACCTCTACCAGGTCGACGGCACCTGGTATCTGCTGATCGCCGAGGGCGGCACCGAGCGCGGACACGGCATCTCGGTGGCCCGCGCACCGGCACCGGACGGCCCGTTCGAGCCCTGCCCGGCCAACCCGATCCTCAGCCACCGCAGCACCGACCACCCGATCCAGAACACCGGACACGGCGACCTGGTGCGGGCCACCGACGGCTCGTGGTGGCTGGTCTTCCTCGGGGTACGCGCCAAGGGGGGCACGCCCGGCTGGCACGTACTCGGCCGGGAGACCTTCCTCGCCCCGGTCACCTGGACCGACGGCTGGCCGGTGATCGGGCCGGTCGGCGCGCTGCCGCCGGCCGCCGCCCAGGCCCCCGCGCCGGTGGGTGCCGCACCGGCGCGGGACGACTTCGACAGCACCGAGCTGCACCCCCGGTGGATCTCGATCCGGAGCCGCCCGCCGGAGGACGTCTCGTTGGCCGAGCGTCCCGGCTGGCTGACCCTGCGGGCCCGGGGCGGCTCGCTGGACGAGCCGACGGTGACCTTCGTCGGCCGCCGCCAGGACCGGCACGACGTCCGGGTACGCGCCCTGGTCGACCCGGGCGTCGGTCGGGGCGGCCTGGCGGTACGCCTGGACGAGGCACACCACTACGCCGTCGAGCTGGGCGACGGCGAGGTCTGGGTACGGGCCCGGATCGGCCCGCTGTGCCAGCGGATCGGCACCCGTCCGGTGAGCGGTCCGGTGGTGCTGCGCGTCGAGACCTGGTCCTCCGGCCCCGGCATGGACCATCCCCGGCAGGAGCCGGACGTGGTACGCCTGGGCTACGAGACGCCGGGCGGCGAGTTCGTGGTCCTCGCCGAACTCGACGGGCGCTACCTCTCCACCGAGGTCGCCGGCGGATTCACCGGGCGGGTGATCGGCTGCTACGCCACCGCCGACGCCATCGGAGTCGACTGGTACGACTACCGGGTCCTCGCCTCGCTGGACCGGGCCGAGGTGGTCGACGACCTGGTCGACGCCTGA
- a CDS encoding GNAT family N-acetyltransferase — protein sequence MSLPPGWSVRRPALDDVPAILAVVHASDIAALGHPDFSADDVREVLTAPDLDLDRDTWLAVDPAGEVRGWSYLEDSQRGPRETVEVYVHPEHGVPAQVPLLARQLARSAQRAAEFGLAAMTVRAIALPGEERWIGVLRDAGFEFVKRYARMRRPLAGVAAEPPAPPPGVRIRPVRPDDEAELRTFHRILDTAFRDTPDYQPASCQQWWEQVRALPSVAWDEWFVAECDGEAVGILQSADQTLDQNEGWVKQLAVLREHRRRGVGGALLAYAFARYAAKGREYAGLGVDLSNPIGPVRLYESVGMTPLYEGLVFERGVDADRGQPGPEGQASTRSSTTSARSSEARTR from the coding sequence ATGTCACTGCCCCCCGGCTGGTCGGTGCGCCGGCCCGCGCTCGACGACGTACCGGCGATCCTGGCCGTCGTACACGCCAGCGACATCGCGGCGCTCGGACATCCCGACTTCAGCGCCGACGACGTACGCGAGGTGCTCACCGCGCCCGACCTGGACCTGGACCGGGACACCTGGCTCGCCGTCGACCCGGCCGGCGAGGTGCGCGGCTGGTCCTATCTGGAGGACTCCCAGCGGGGACCCCGGGAGACCGTCGAGGTCTACGTGCACCCGGAGCACGGGGTGCCGGCCCAGGTGCCGCTGCTCGCCAGGCAACTCGCCCGCTCCGCGCAGCGCGCCGCCGAGTTCGGCCTGGCCGCGATGACGGTACGCGCGATCGCGCTGCCCGGCGAGGAGCGCTGGATCGGGGTACTGCGCGACGCCGGCTTCGAGTTCGTCAAGCGGTACGCCCGGATGCGCCGGCCGCTGGCCGGGGTGGCCGCCGAACCGCCGGCCCCGCCGCCCGGGGTGCGGATCCGACCGGTACGCCCCGACGACGAGGCCGAACTGCGCACCTTCCACCGGATCCTGGACACCGCCTTCCGGGACACCCCGGACTACCAGCCCGCCAGCTGCCAGCAGTGGTGGGAGCAGGTCCGCGCCCTGCCCAGCGTCGCCTGGGACGAGTGGTTCGTCGCCGAGTGCGATGGCGAGGCGGTCGGCATCCTCCAGTCCGCCGACCAGACCCTCGACCAGAACGAGGGCTGGGTGAAGCAGCTGGCGGTGCTCCGGGAACACCGGCGGCGCGGGGTGGGCGGGGCACTGCTGGCGTACGCCTTCGCCCGCTACGCCGCCAAGGGGCGGGAGTACGCCGGGCTCGGTGTGGACCTGAGCAACCCGATCGGGCCGGTCCGGCTCTACGAGTCCGTCGGGATGACCCCGCTCTACGAGGGGCTGGTCTTCGAACGCGGCGTCGACGCCGACCGGGGACAGCCGGGGCCCGAGGGTCAGGCGTCGACCAGGTCGTCGACCACCTCGGCCCGGTCCAGCGAGGCGAGGACCCGGTAG
- a CDS encoding YbhB/YbcL family Raf kinase inhibitor-like protein has translation MAGIQMRSRAFNDHDRLPDRFSRNGGNVSPPLEWSDVPEEATELVLLVEDRDAGRTPFLHWLVTGIEASSGGVDEGGTPPGGRVWTNGFGAPGWAGPHPPMNDDPHRYFFRLYAVNRPLELPSAPQAPDVHAAVRDLELASGNMVATFAR, from the coding sequence ATGGCCGGGATACAGATGCGCAGCCGCGCCTTCAACGACCACGACCGGCTGCCGGACCGGTTCTCCCGGAACGGCGGCAACGTCTCGCCGCCGCTGGAGTGGTCCGACGTGCCGGAGGAGGCGACCGAACTGGTCCTGCTGGTCGAGGACCGGGACGCCGGGCGTACCCCGTTCCTGCACTGGCTGGTGACCGGGATCGAGGCGAGTTCCGGCGGGGTGGACGAGGGCGGAACCCCGCCCGGCGGCCGGGTCTGGACGAACGGCTTCGGCGCTCCGGGCTGGGCTGGCCCGCACCCGCCGATGAACGACGACCCGCACCGGTACTTCTTCCGGCTCTACGCGGTCAACCGGCCACTGGAACTGCCCAGCGCCCCGCAGGCGCCGGACGTGCACGCCGCGGTGCGGGACCTCGAACTCGCCAGCGGCAACATGGTCGCCACCTTCGCCCGCTGA
- a CDS encoding DoxX family protein, which produces MNVSHLPLRVAIGAFVLNSGVSKWNLEGDGAASMHGMAVGAIPPLRRLPAEQFARLLAGTEVALGAALLLPFVPSGLAGLGLLGFGGGLLRLYWATPGMHEPGSPRPTQQGVPIAKDSWLVGAGLTLLLDDLLGRAAGKRRGLGRQISRRCGRRRG; this is translated from the coding sequence ATGAACGTGTCCCATCTTCCGCTGCGCGTCGCGATCGGGGCGTTCGTCCTGAACTCCGGCGTCTCCAAATGGAACCTCGAGGGCGACGGCGCGGCGAGCATGCACGGGATGGCGGTCGGGGCGATCCCGCCGCTGCGGCGGCTCCCGGCCGAACAGTTCGCCCGGCTGCTCGCCGGCACCGAAGTGGCGCTCGGCGCCGCCCTGCTGCTCCCGTTCGTCCCGTCCGGGCTGGCCGGGCTCGGCCTGCTCGGCTTCGGCGGCGGCCTGCTGCGGCTGTACTGGGCGACGCCCGGCATGCACGAGCCGGGCAGTCCCCGGCCGACCCAGCAGGGTGTGCCGATCGCCAAGGACAGCTGGTTGGTCGGCGCCGGCCTCACCCTGCTCCTCGACGACCTGCTCGGCCGGGCGGCCGGCAAGCGTCGCGGCCTGGGCCGGCAGATCTCCCGCCGGTGTGGCCGCCGGCGCGGCTGA